The proteins below come from a single Limosilactobacillus reuteri genomic window:
- the rsmA gene encoding 16S rRNA (adenine(1518)-N(6)/adenine(1519)-N(6))-dimethyltransferase RsmA has translation MSNSPEIGSRTRTRAIMEKYGIRTKKSFGQNFLTDLNVLKNIVEAADITANDNVIEIGPGIGALTEQLAQAAGEVLALEIDQDLIPVLKEVLSPYDNVKVINQDVLQANLPELIKKEFKDPSRPIKVVANLPYYITSPILMNLLASPVEWATICVMMQKEVAQRLTAKPGTKQYGELTLAIEYQMQAKIAFDVSRKVFVPSPNVDSAIVVLTPRTNPLPVQPFDKQKLFGFIRGCFAHRRKSLWNNLQSVIGKDPAVKEKMTAVLAQLDISPQIRPEKLTLEQFIELANALHRQNLL, from the coding sequence ATGAGTAATTCACCAGAAATTGGTAGTCGAACACGTACCCGCGCGATAATGGAAAAGTACGGGATCCGAACAAAAAAGAGTTTCGGCCAGAATTTCCTTACTGATTTGAACGTCTTAAAAAATATCGTTGAGGCAGCAGATATTACAGCTAATGACAATGTAATTGAAATTGGTCCCGGAATTGGTGCTTTAACGGAGCAATTAGCACAAGCGGCGGGAGAAGTTTTAGCCTTAGAAATTGATCAAGATTTAATTCCGGTATTAAAAGAAGTATTATCACCATATGATAATGTAAAAGTGATTAATCAAGATGTCCTTCAAGCTAATTTACCAGAGTTAATCAAAAAGGAATTTAAGGATCCCAGTCGACCAATTAAGGTGGTTGCTAATCTCCCTTATTACATTACGAGTCCCATTCTAATGAATTTGCTGGCTAGTCCTGTTGAGTGGGCGACGATTTGTGTGATGATGCAAAAGGAAGTTGCTCAACGACTCACTGCTAAACCAGGAACTAAACAATATGGTGAGTTGACATTAGCGATTGAATACCAAATGCAAGCTAAAATTGCTTTTGATGTTTCACGGAAAGTATTCGTGCCGTCGCCTAATGTTGATTCAGCAATTGTGGTATTAACGCCACGGACAAATCCGCTTCCGGTTCAGCCTTTTGATAAGCAAAAATTATTTGGCTTTATCCGGGGATGCTTTGCTCATCGTCGCAAGAGTCTTTGGAATAACTTGCAAAGTGTAATTGGTAAGGATCCAGCGGTAAAAGAGAAAATGACTGCTGTCTTAGCTCAGCTGGATATTTCGCCACAAATCCGGCCAGAAAAATTAACCCTCGAACAATTTATTGAACTTGCGAATGCTCTTCACCGGCAAAATCTCTTGTAA
- the rnmV gene encoding ribonuclease M5, translating into MIRIKEVIVVEGKDDTKQILKAVDADTYETNGSAISTADLAKLKKLQASRGLIVFTDPDFNGERIRKIISEAIPGVKHAFIKRKDGVPTEAHGSLGVEHATPAIIKSALEHLYTQTTTPQQAFKREDLQKWGLTGQADSRKRREKLGQLLGIGYGNGKQLIHRLNMFQVDRATFEKAIKQINQEADHE; encoded by the coding sequence ATGATTAGAATAAAAGAAGTTATAGTTGTTGAAGGTAAAGATGATACTAAGCAAATTTTAAAAGCGGTTGATGCCGATACTTACGAAACAAATGGATCTGCAATTTCAACGGCTGACTTGGCAAAGTTGAAAAAGTTACAAGCAAGCCGAGGCCTAATTGTTTTTACTGATCCGGACTTTAACGGGGAGCGGATTAGAAAAATAATCAGTGAAGCCATTCCTGGCGTTAAGCATGCTTTTATTAAACGAAAAGATGGTGTGCCAACTGAGGCTCACGGTAGCTTAGGGGTTGAGCATGCAACGCCAGCAATTATAAAATCAGCTTTGGAGCACCTTTATACTCAAACAACGACACCTCAGCAAGCTTTTAAGCGAGAAGATTTGCAAAAATGGGGATTAACAGGTCAAGCAGATTCACGAAAACGGCGTGAAAAGTTAGGGCAATTACTCGGAATCGGTTATGGAAATGGGAAACAATTGATTCACCGTTTAAACATGTTTCAAGTTGACCGGGCAACATTTGAAAAAGCGATTAAGCAAATAAATCAGGAGGCAGATCATGAGTAA
- a CDS encoding TatD family hydrolase: MNKVSNHQHQQLVYDSHTHLNDDVFYDDVPAFINRAAHYGVTEMNIVGSNQLLNTRALKLGHQYDNLHPIIGWHPEDIANWNSETKKELRQQLADPLVVGIGEIGLDYYNDEHSPHQQQQEIFAEQLEWARELKLPVSIHCRDALADTYEILRNAHVDEFGGVMHSFNGTSEWAEKFVDLGMMISFSGVVSFKNATEVHEAALVVPLEKMMVETDAPYLTPLPYRGKQNEPGFTKFTVDAIADLKQVDAGKVAYKTFTNARRLFLENEERGL, encoded by the coding sequence TTGAATAAAGTGAGTAATCATCAACACCAGCAATTGGTTTATGATTCCCATACCCACCTAAATGACGATGTGTTTTATGATGATGTGCCTGCCTTTATTAACCGTGCTGCTCATTATGGCGTGACGGAGATGAACATTGTTGGCTCGAACCAGCTATTGAATACTCGTGCTTTAAAGTTGGGACATCAGTACGATAACCTGCATCCAATTATCGGTTGGCATCCAGAAGATATTGCTAATTGGAATAGTGAAACCAAGAAAGAGTTACGCCAACAATTAGCAGATCCCTTAGTTGTAGGAATTGGAGAGATTGGCTTAGATTATTATAATGACGAGCATTCTCCTCACCAGCAACAACAAGAAATTTTTGCTGAACAGCTTGAGTGGGCGCGAGAACTTAAATTACCGGTCTCAATTCACTGCCGGGATGCACTGGCTGACACGTATGAAATTTTGCGGAATGCCCACGTCGATGAATTTGGCGGGGTTATGCATAGTTTTAATGGGACTTCAGAATGGGCAGAGAAATTTGTGGATCTCGGGATGATGATTTCATTTAGTGGTGTCGTAAGCTTTAAAAATGCGACAGAAGTCCATGAAGCAGCATTAGTTGTTCCCCTGGAAAAGATGATGGTTGAAACGGATGCTCCTTACCTAACTCCGCTCCCATACCGAGGAAAGCAAAACGAACCCGGTTTTACTAAATTTACGGTGGATGCAATTGCAGATTTAAAGCAGGTTGATGCTGGCAAAGTGGCATATAAAACATTTACGAACGCCCGTCGCTTATTTTTGGAAAATGAAGAAAGAGGCCTATGA
- the metG gene encoding methionine--tRNA ligase, translating into MAEQKPTYYITTPIYYPSGKLHIGNSYTTIACDAEARFKRLMGYDVFYLTGTDEHGLKIEQKAEKLGMKPQEYVDQMAAQIKELWKKLEITNDKFIRTTDDYHEKAVQKIFQQLLDQGDIYKGKYTGWYSVDDEEYFTESQLAEVYRDEDGNVIGGKAPSGHEVQLVEEESYFFKMSKYADWLMNYYKEHPDFIEPQSRMNEMINNFLKPGLEDLAVTRTSFAWGVKVPNDPKHVVYVWIDALSNYITALGYGSDDDSLFKKYWPADVHMVGKEIVRFHTIYWPIMLHALGLPLPKHVIGHGWLTMRDGKMSKSKGNVIYPETLVDRYGLDATRYYLLRAMPFGNDGVFSPEDFVDKVNYDLANDLGNLLNRTVAMINKYQNGKLLGTNDATTDFDADLEQTASDVIAEYKELMDKTRFAEALAAVWKLVSRANKYIDETEPWVLAKDASKKDVLSDVMTHLAKSLRIIAALIQPIMPHAPKQIVEQLGIEGTDLSLTDLQFNDFPAEAQVVAKGTPIFPRLDVKAEVEFIKSKMTVNEKKKGRKAMAEAKEKAQEAAQEEKADGKKPIRIDVFDKVELKVAQITAADHVEGADKLLKFHMDDGTEEGRQILSGIAKWYPDPSVLVGKKVLIVANLKPRKMRGELSQGMLLSAEKDGNVQVVTVPDNLVPGMGVE; encoded by the coding sequence ATGGCTGAACAAAAACCAACTTATTACATTACAACACCAATTTACTATCCATCTGGTAAACTCCATATTGGTAATTCATACACAACAATTGCATGTGATGCGGAAGCACGTTTTAAGCGTTTGATGGGTTATGACGTATTCTACTTAACAGGAACCGATGAACATGGCCTTAAGATTGAACAAAAGGCTGAAAAGCTCGGCATGAAGCCACAAGAATACGTTGATCAAATGGCTGCCCAAATTAAAGAGCTATGGAAAAAACTTGAAATTACAAATGACAAGTTTATTCGGACAACTGACGACTACCATGAAAAAGCTGTCCAAAAGATTTTCCAACAATTGCTTGACCAAGGGGATATTTACAAGGGTAAGTATACTGGTTGGTACTCAGTTGATGATGAAGAATACTTCACAGAAAGTCAGTTAGCAGAAGTTTACCGTGATGAAGACGGTAATGTGATCGGTGGAAAAGCGCCATCAGGTCATGAAGTTCAATTAGTTGAGGAAGAATCATACTTCTTTAAGATGAGCAAGTATGCTGACTGGTTAATGAACTACTATAAGGAACATCCTGATTTTATCGAACCGCAATCACGGATGAATGAAATGATTAATAACTTCTTAAAGCCAGGGCTAGAAGATCTTGCAGTTACGCGGACATCATTTGCCTGGGGGGTTAAGGTTCCTAATGACCCTAAACACGTGGTATACGTATGGATTGATGCATTATCAAACTATATTACTGCGCTAGGATATGGCAGTGATGATGATAGCCTCTTCAAGAAGTACTGGCCTGCTGATGTTCACATGGTAGGAAAGGAAATTGTTCGTTTCCACACGATTTACTGGCCAATTATGCTTCATGCGCTTGGCTTACCATTGCCAAAACACGTTATTGGTCATGGATGGTTAACAATGCGTGATGGGAAGATGTCGAAGTCAAAGGGAAACGTTATCTATCCTGAAACCCTTGTTGATCGTTACGGCCTTGATGCTACACGTTACTACCTATTACGGGCAATGCCATTTGGTAATGATGGCGTCTTTAGTCCAGAAGACTTTGTTGATAAGGTAAACTATGACCTCGCTAACGATCTAGGAAACTTGCTCAATCGGACTGTTGCGATGATTAATAAGTATCAAAACGGCAAATTGCTTGGTACTAATGATGCAACTACTGATTTTGATGCTGATTTAGAACAAACTGCTAGTGATGTAATCGCTGAGTATAAAGAACTGATGGACAAAACACGATTTGCTGAAGCATTAGCAGCTGTTTGGAAGTTGGTTAGTCGTGCTAACAAGTACATTGATGAAACTGAACCATGGGTATTAGCAAAAGATGCTAGTAAGAAGGATGTATTATCAGATGTGATGACCCATCTAGCAAAGAGTTTGCGGATTATTGCAGCCCTAATTCAACCAATTATGCCGCATGCACCAAAACAAATTGTTGAACAACTTGGAATTGAAGGGACTGACTTATCATTAACCGATCTTCAATTTAATGATTTCCCAGCAGAAGCTCAGGTTGTCGCCAAAGGAACTCCGATCTTCCCACGATTGGATGTGAAGGCCGAGGTTGAATTTATTAAGAGCAAGATGACAGTAAACGAAAAGAAGAAGGGAAGAAAGGCAATGGCTGAAGCAAAAGAAAAAGCCCAGGAAGCAGCACAAGAAGAAAAAGCAGATGGCAAAAAGCCAATTCGGATTGATGTCTTTGACAAAGTTGAATTGAAAGTAGCTCAAATCACTGCTGCCGACCATGTAGAAGGTGCTGATAAGCTTCTGAAATTCCACATGGATGATGGAACAGAAGAAGGTCGGCAAATCCTTTCTGGAATTGCTAAATGGTATCCAGATCCTTCTGTTTTAGTAGGTAAGAAAGTTTTGATTGTTGCTAACTTGAAACCACGGAAAATGCGGGGCGAATTAAGCCAAGGAATGCTTTTGTCTGCTGAAAAAGACGGTAATGTTCAAGTAGTAACTGTTCCTGACAATTTAGTACCTGGAATGGGCGTTGAATAA
- a CDS encoding DUF72 domain-containing protein, with the protein MKITMGMTTWTEHPVLIHDEQRPVRLDEYAQHFPVVEVDTFFYALPQISTIQNWLATVPPTFQFIVKANQKMTLHQRNQERGELEQVFQQYRRTISPLVAAGQLKTILFQLPPYFDATVRDFSYLRLIREWLGNLPIAVEFRNQTWYKKEILPSVLDFCRELNFTLVAADEPHNTPTSVPFVLATTNPDLAMLRLHGRNRKGWENQGKEWRKTRTLYRYSTEELQFFKKQIESLQPQPKELCVIFNNNSAKDAAPNALSLQKMMNIEFEGLAPKSPEQLDLF; encoded by the coding sequence ATGAAAATAACGATGGGGATGACAACTTGGACAGAGCATCCAGTACTCATTCATGATGAACAACGCCCAGTAAGGCTTGATGAGTATGCTCAACATTTTCCAGTCGTTGAGGTGGATACTTTTTTCTATGCTTTACCTCAGATATCAACGATTCAAAACTGGCTTGCTACTGTTCCTCCAACTTTTCAGTTTATCGTTAAAGCTAACCAGAAAATGACACTGCATCAGCGAAACCAGGAACGTGGTGAATTAGAACAGGTCTTTCAACAATATCGCCGGACAATCTCCCCCTTGGTAGCTGCTGGTCAATTAAAGACGATATTATTTCAGCTTCCTCCATATTTTGATGCAACTGTGCGTGACTTTTCTTACTTACGATTAATTCGGGAATGGTTAGGAAACTTGCCAATTGCAGTCGAATTTCGTAATCAAACTTGGTATAAGAAAGAAATTTTACCGTCAGTCTTAGATTTCTGTCGTGAGCTCAACTTTACATTAGTAGCTGCTGATGAACCCCATAATACGCCGACGTCAGTACCATTTGTGCTTGCAACAACTAATCCCGACTTAGCCATGCTGCGCCTTCATGGCCGTAATCGCAAAGGATGGGAAAATCAAGGAAAAGAATGGCGGAAAACGCGGACTTTATATCGATATTCGACGGAAGAACTCCAATTCTTTAAAAAACAAATTGAGTCCTTGCAGCCGCAACCTAAAGAACTCTGTGTTATCTTCAACAATAACTCAGCTAAAGATGCAGCACCCAATGCATTGAGTCTTCAAAAAATGATGAATATTGAATTCGAGGGATTGGCACCCAAATCACCAGAACAGCTTGATCTGTTTTAG
- a CDS encoding NAD-dependent protein deacylase: MDATIQKTFDDAKNIVFLTGAGISTASGIPDFRSANGLYTQNRNAEYYLSHRYFASDPEGFYKFCKQNLYFPDAKPNVIHQKQAALTQQDRATVITQNIDNLYEEAGTKHLIDFHGNLFHVYCEKCHETVPVSEYLNSRLHQKDNGPLRPDIVLYDEGIKQEDIVNSVKAMQQADLVVIVGTSMKVYPFAGLLDYRNPNAKVIAVNQQLLQFPFDFQMVQDDATKFFDELKV, encoded by the coding sequence ATGGATGCGACGATTCAAAAAACATTTGACGACGCAAAAAATATTGTCTTTCTAACGGGAGCTGGTATCTCAACTGCTTCTGGTATTCCTGATTTTAGGTCAGCAAACGGTTTATATACGCAAAATCGGAATGCCGAATATTATTTAAGTCACCGTTATTTTGCTAGTGATCCAGAAGGCTTTTACAAATTTTGCAAGCAGAATTTATATTTTCCAGATGCAAAACCTAACGTAATTCATCAAAAACAGGCAGCGTTGACGCAACAGGATCGCGCGACAGTTATAACGCAAAATATTGATAACTTATATGAAGAAGCTGGAACAAAACACTTAATTGATTTTCATGGGAACCTTTTCCACGTTTATTGTGAAAAGTGTCATGAAACAGTTCCGGTGAGTGAATATTTGAATAGTCGCTTGCATCAAAAGGATAATGGTCCCTTGCGTCCGGATATTGTGTTATATGATGAAGGAATTAAGCAAGAGGATATTGTCAATTCTGTCAAGGCAATGCAACAAGCTGATTTAGTTGTGATTGTGGGTACTTCGATGAAAGTATACCCATTTGCGGGCTTGCTAGATTACCGCAATCCAAATGCAAAGGTGATTGCTGTTAATCAGCAGTTATTGCAATTTCCTTTTGACTTTCAAATGGTTCAAGACGACGCAACAAAATTCTTTGACGAATTAAAAGTATAA
- a CDS encoding IpaB/EvcA family protein: MTEERITLNKENQALLDQVNSLYPEGSVFVQFHGDKSGYVRHDQATQQTIPGALVIIVTDLTAPNYTASHELLHLLMLLKGFPQIFFQLSLGDKELDEQMMIMSTDLYNIAMHRVVVAEQRKHGFITDETEEQYLKGIEHTLTPEKEEDDERTLRLLTVLDALVFYGDHISKYEKTLAEKYPLALAAAKKMYAEITKKPIKSPFDMRRSIVKIYSLFDQQMQEWGLPALHNNEYTTLSPVLSARQLRLEMRQVFEIYHSDMKERGTDKRAYVGLRRSDGQNSFTLPAPAQNAPEEFKKIYDQPVKEFLEQNSIPYIVRK; the protein is encoded by the coding sequence ATGACTGAAGAGAGAATTACACTAAATAAAGAAAATCAGGCACTTCTTGATCAGGTTAATAGTCTATATCCTGAAGGTAGTGTCTTTGTTCAGTTTCATGGTGACAAGTCAGGATACGTTCGCCATGACCAAGCAACTCAACAAACTATTCCTGGTGCCTTGGTTATTATTGTGACTGACTTGACTGCCCCAAATTACACTGCTTCACATGAGTTATTGCACCTTTTGATGTTGCTAAAAGGGTTTCCACAAATCTTTTTCCAACTATCTCTTGGTGATAAGGAACTCGATGAACAGATGATGATTATGTCAACGGATTTGTATAACATTGCCATGCATCGAGTAGTGGTTGCAGAACAACGTAAGCATGGTTTTATTACCGATGAGACTGAAGAGCAGTATCTAAAGGGGATTGAACACACATTAACTCCGGAAAAAGAGGAAGATGATGAACGGACGTTACGGTTATTAACCGTTTTGGATGCCTTAGTCTTTTATGGTGATCACATTTCAAAGTATGAAAAAACTTTGGCAGAAAAGTACCCTCTCGCACTAGCTGCAGCAAAAAAGATGTATGCTGAGATTACAAAGAAGCCAATTAAGTCACCATTCGATATGCGCCGGTCAATTGTTAAGATTTATTCTTTGTTTGATCAACAAATGCAGGAATGGGGCTTACCAGCCTTACATAATAATGAATATACAACTCTCTCACCGGTATTAAGTGCCCGACAATTACGTTTAGAGATGCGTCAAGTTTTTGAAATCTATCACTCTGATATGAAAGAACGGGGGACAGATAAGCGCGCCTATGTTGGTCTTCGGCGGAGTGATGGTCAAAATTCGTTTACTCTTCCGGCACCGGCTCAAAATGCGCCAGAAGAATTTAAGAAGATATATGATCAACCAGTGAAGGAATTTCTTGAACAGAATAGCATTCCATACATTGTAAGGAAGTGA
- a CDS encoding hydroxymethylglutaryl-CoA reductase, degradative, which translates to MTDWQHGFYKLSADDRRQQLAKARHLSSMEEQVLANTSSDLGDELVENYITDYSLPEGVALNITVNNRPYVVPMVIEEPSVIAAASNGAHRVSRSGGFTAPRQDRQLVGQVVLDDVTDKAAVKAWLLEHQDEILTIANQAHPSMQARGGGAKSMKVRTPGNFISIDLGIDVCQAMGANSINTMAEAVGKWLTDQGFHVITAILSNLATQSLQTATCKVDFRYLATPEMDGKEVAQRITRLSDLAQVDPYRAATHNKGIMNGIDAVMIASGNDWRAIESGAHAYAARDGQYRGLSTWEIQDGYLIGKIVLPLPVGVIGGSIGLNKMTRINYHISQIKSAEELAAVTASVGLAQNLAALRALTTTGIQAGHMKLQYRSLAASVGATPAEVPLVVTQLKQRSHVDQALAKEILSTIRKDQVND; encoded by the coding sequence ATGACTGATTGGCAACACGGTTTTTATAAGTTATCTGCCGATGATCGACGTCAACAATTAGCAAAAGCTCGTCACCTATCCTCTATGGAAGAGCAAGTATTAGCAAATACAAGTTCAGATTTAGGGGATGAGTTAGTCGAAAATTATATTACTGATTATTCTTTACCTGAAGGAGTAGCCTTAAATATAACCGTAAATAATCGTCCGTATGTTGTACCAATGGTGATTGAAGAACCATCAGTCATAGCCGCTGCTAGCAATGGTGCACACCGGGTAAGTAGGTCGGGAGGATTTACTGCTCCTCGGCAAGACCGACAATTAGTGGGGCAAGTTGTGTTAGATGATGTGACCGATAAAGCAGCAGTTAAAGCATGGTTATTAGAACACCAAGATGAGATTTTAACAATTGCTAACCAGGCTCATCCCTCAATGCAGGCACGAGGTGGGGGTGCGAAGTCGATGAAAGTTCGCACTCCTGGAAACTTTATTAGCATTGACCTGGGGATTGATGTTTGTCAGGCAATGGGCGCTAATAGTATCAATACGATGGCAGAAGCGGTTGGAAAATGGTTAACAGACCAGGGCTTCCATGTTATCACCGCAATTTTAAGCAATCTTGCAACGCAGAGTCTGCAAACCGCTACTTGTAAAGTTGATTTTCGATACTTAGCAACTCCGGAGATGGATGGTAAAGAGGTTGCTCAACGAATTACCCGCCTTAGTGACCTTGCGCAAGTTGATCCTTATCGGGCAGCTACCCATAATAAAGGAATAATGAACGGGATTGATGCGGTCATGATCGCCAGTGGAAATGACTGGCGGGCAATTGAAAGCGGGGCCCATGCCTATGCTGCTCGTGATGGACAATATCGCGGCTTAAGTACTTGGGAAATCCAGGACGGTTACTTGATAGGAAAAATTGTTCTTCCTTTACCAGTTGGTGTAATTGGTGGTTCAATTGGATTAAATAAAATGACTAGGATAAATTATCATATTAGTCAAATTAAGAGTGCTGAAGAGTTGGCAGCCGTAACAGCAAGTGTCGGATTAGCACAAAATTTGGCTGCTTTACGGGCATTGACAACTACTGGGATTCAAGCTGGTCATATGAAACTCCAATATCGCTCATTAGCGGCAAGTGTCGGAGCAACGCCAGCAGAAGTACCGTTAGTAGTAACACAATTAAAGCAGCGATCACATGTTGACCAAGCACTTGCTAAAGAAATATTATCAACGATCAGAAAGGACCAAGTTAATGACTGA
- a CDS encoding Ppx/GppA family phosphatase, producing MVENLAIVDLGSNSARMAITEIAPDGRFREIRRVKENTRLSEGMGREKMLQESAIERTIAALKRFKKIYQEIPNIKVRAITTAAVRQARNRQEFLNRVQQEVGIHLQVLSGKKEAYYDYLGVVRTLRLNHCLILDVGGASCELILVQQRKARNLISIPVGAVNLSEQYHLNGYVRSADLFRAQVAMNERLTKIPWLRYATRVPIVLLGGANRTLARMTQSYHHHHRRNGSIHGYQLSSRVVFATYRELLNRNLAQRKRLTGLEPERADIIIGGMLPLVTLLQRNSDGRVIFSESGVREGIITEYVNQRKRHHD from the coding sequence ATGGTGGAAAACCTCGCGATTGTAGACCTCGGCTCAAACTCGGCCCGAATGGCAATAACAGAAATTGCTCCAGATGGACGATTTCGTGAAATTCGACGTGTAAAAGAAAATACACGTTTATCTGAGGGAATGGGACGAGAAAAAATGTTACAAGAGAGTGCAATTGAACGCACAATTGCGGCTCTAAAACGATTTAAAAAAATCTACCAAGAGATTCCCAATATTAAAGTTCGTGCGATCACAACTGCTGCAGTTCGGCAAGCACGAAATCGTCAAGAGTTTTTGAATCGTGTTCAACAAGAAGTCGGTATTCATCTACAAGTTTTATCTGGTAAAAAAGAAGCCTATTATGATTATCTAGGCGTTGTTCGGACATTGCGACTTAACCACTGTTTGATTCTAGATGTTGGTGGAGCAAGTTGTGAATTGATATTGGTGCAACAGCGAAAAGCACGTAATTTGATTTCTATTCCGGTGGGAGCTGTTAATTTATCAGAACAATACCACTTAAATGGCTATGTTCGTTCGGCTGACCTTTTTCGTGCTCAGGTAGCCATGAATGAACGATTGACCAAGATTCCGTGGTTACGATATGCAACGCGTGTTCCGATTGTTTTATTAGGTGGTGCTAACCGAACTTTGGCGCGTATGACTCAATCCTATCATCACCATCACCGCCGAAACGGTTCGATTCATGGGTATCAACTCTCCTCACGAGTAGTATTTGCGACTTACCGTGAATTATTAAATCGGAACTTGGCCCAGCGTAAACGGCTGACTGGTCTAGAACCGGAACGAGCAGATATTATTATTGGTGGAATGCTGCCTCTTGTAACCCTTTTGCAACGCAACAGTGATGGCCGGGTTATTTTTTCAGAGAGTGGTGTCCGCGAAGGAATCATCACTGAATATGTAAATCAAAGGAAGCGACATCATGACTGA
- the trpS gene encoding tryptophan--tRNA ligase, which produces MAEEKHVILTGDRPTGKLHIGHYVGSLKNRVELQNTGKYDTFIMIADQQALTDNARDPEKIRRSLHEVALDYLAVGIDPKKSTILVQSQIPALSELTMHYLNLVTVARLRRNPTVKTEIKQKKFGESVPAGFFTYPVSQAADITAFKADTVPVGDDQEPMLEQTREIVRTFNRIYQQDILVEPEGVFPPKGQGRIPGLDGNAKMSKSLGNAIYLSDDADTVQKKVMSMYTDPTHIKVSDPGHVEGNTVFTYLDIFDPDKEQVAKLKEQYQAGGLGDVKIKRYLNEVLEAELSPIRKRREEYAANIDYVDQVLKEGSARANEVANQTLKEVRDAIGINYFG; this is translated from the coding sequence ATGGCAGAAGAAAAACACGTTATTTTAACTGGTGATCGACCAACTGGTAAGTTGCATATTGGACACTATGTAGGTTCGTTAAAGAATCGGGTTGAATTACAAAATACAGGTAAATATGATACATTTATCATGATTGCTGACCAACAAGCATTGACCGATAATGCCCGGGATCCGGAAAAAATCCGCCGTAGTCTCCATGAAGTTGCTCTGGATTATTTGGCGGTTGGAATTGATCCAAAGAAATCAACAATTTTGGTTCAATCACAAATTCCAGCATTGAGTGAATTAACGATGCACTACCTTAACTTAGTAACTGTTGCACGTTTACGCCGAAACCCAACTGTTAAGACTGAGATTAAGCAAAAGAAGTTTGGTGAAAGTGTGCCAGCTGGATTCTTTACTTACCCGGTAAGCCAAGCAGCAGATATTACAGCATTTAAGGCTGATACAGTGCCAGTTGGTGATGACCAAGAACCAATGCTTGAACAAACTCGTGAAATTGTGCGGACATTCAACCGTATTTACCAACAAGATATTTTAGTTGAGCCTGAAGGGGTATTCCCACCAAAGGGTCAAGGACGGATTCCAGGGCTAGATGGTAATGCAAAGATGAGTAAGTCGCTTGGCAATGCAATTTATCTTTCTGATGATGCTGATACAGTGCAAAAGAAAGTAATGTCGATGTATACTGATCCAACACATATCAAGGTTAGTGATCCTGGTCACGTTGAAGGCAATACTGTCTTTACTTACCTTGACATCTTTGATCCAGACAAAGAGCAAGTTGCTAAATTGAAGGAGCAATACCAAGCTGGTGGCCTTGGGGATGTTAAGATTAAACGCTACTTAAATGAAGTTCTTGAAGCTGAACTTTCACCAATTCGCAAGCGGCGTGAAGAGTATGCAGCTAATATTGATTATGTTGATCAAGTTCTTAAAGAAGGCTCAGCACGGGCAAATGAGGTTGCAAACCAGACGCTTAAAGAAGTTCGTGATGCAATCGGGATTAACTACTTTGGCTAA